The window GAACGTCAGCAAAATAAAACAATCAAGTATCACCCAAACGATCAAGTGTTGGCATCTCTTGgggaaactaaaaaaaaactcaagagaGCCACACAACTCAACAATTACAAAACATTTGTAActggaaaagaagaaaaatgtatACACTTTTGAGTATAATCTTCCTGCAAAAAATTTGGAATGAATGTACAGTTAGTCCCAAGGCAGAGGTTGGTTTTGGACTCTCACAAGACGGTGTTGATGTGAAGTGCTTTGAGGAGAGATGTAGCCATTTGCTTCACCAGAACTTGTCCTCCTAAATGTTGACCTTCACGTCTCTCTTCTATCAGATTCTGCAGTCTCTGAGGGAGATCATTCTCTACGATCAGCTGTTTTGGCCTTGGATGGTGCTCATAAACAGCCTGTTTCAAAACCAAACACTCAATAACACCACCTGAACAAGACAAGCAAGACTTGGATGGTCTAATGATACATTACCTTTATGAGTTTCAGCAAGTTAAGTCTAGCAATAGCATCTTGGTGATCTAGCCGTGCAATAAGCAACGGAGTCAATCCATTTACAGCTAATGTAGTATTGATTCTAGATGATTTCCTGaattcaacaacaacaagaggATTAGCTCCACCTTAAGAGGAGGGAGATACATCAACTTCACTCATGGTTAGATGATTTGTTGTATGAGAGGAGAGATATATATACGTGATAATCTTCAAGAATGGTTCCAATATGTGCACAAAATGTCTTTCAGGACAGCTCTGGAAGAAGTTAACCAATGTATATATTGCATCATCTTTCAGCAAAGCCTGCTCCACCTTGCGGTTGTCATTGTCTTGAGCTAAGCAAACAGCAATGGAATCTAAGGCAATCACAGACCAATATTCATCGTCTAGCAAACTCAAGTAAACATCCAGACCACCGTGAGACCTTAACTGCTCTCTTGAGTTCCGAGATGCATGAGCCATGTCACATAGTAGTGGCAATGCATATTGTTTCAGAGGAGAATCAGACATGACGAAAAGCATCAGGTGAGGTATGATTCCATTTTCAGCCGCTTGTTCTTGTCTCCTCTTGTTTATCTTGCACAGGTTGAATAGTGCACTAAGTACCTATACAAAATTACAGTTTTAAAAACGTCAGTTTGGGTTTAAACTGGCTAAAAACAGCAACAGATGATATAAAGTAGGCCTGCGGgtttgaaccgaactgaaatttttggttttcggttcagTTCCGGTTTAATTCGGAAagcttttgaaaatattttggtttttggttcggtttaccgtaacaaaaaagatttaaaacacaaaattatccgaaattaaccaaaataaccgaaccaaagtaaccaaactaaccaaaattaatcaatctaaccaaaatacccgatccgaataAACCGAATCTGCAGGACTAATAAAAACTGGAACAAGAATCTAAACTTCAATCTTTCAACAAGTTGTAACCAATAGATGAAAGCTATCTCTATTCAAGTCAAGAAGGTAACCTCATGATGGATCTGGTCAACAAGATTCCCCTCTTTAACCTCAAGGTTGGGGATCAAATGCTTAATTGCATCTGCACGCTGGAGACTCTCCAAGCAATTTGGATCAGTAGACAAATGGTTGGTGCACTTCAGTATCTGGACAAACAAAAAGGCATTATAAGCATGCGACCTGAATAAAGAAATAttcataatatttttgaagtacCTTTAGCAGAATAGGAGGCTCTACACGGTTAAACATATGGAAGAGACGACTCAGTAAGCTTTGGCTGCACATGTATGACTTTACCGTCGTATCAGCACGAGCAAATTCAAGAAGCAAATCAGCCACTTTCTCCAAGTATTGGCTTGCGACCTCTGCACTCAGCGTGGTGACCATATGTGAAAGTAAACCAGATGATGTGTCACTTCCAAGTCTAGCATTTAGAACACCAGAACCTGACAGTACACCAGATGCAGAAGCGGCTCCTTCAATAGCCATAACCTTCTTCGACATCGTTTTACTGAAAtatctaggcatagtatcaatgGATGCACGCAAAAGAGGGAGTATACTTTCATGTTTCTCTAAGCCAGCGATGTGCTTGACGTAGTCTAGCTGACCAGAGACATGTCTTGAAGGAGTTTCTTTCTCCAACAAGCTAAGCAAAGGTCGGACTTGTTCTGGCTGAGTAACAGCATATCCGTTAGAGGCACTCTCAGCCAGTTTCTGAATCTTGTCTGTTGATGTTCTATTGGAAGAGATAGAGATCCTATGATGTTGTTTAACATCTTCTGTTGCATCTAGTGCAGCACTGCTTGATCTAGGCCTATCACCATCTGGTTGATAGAGATCTGATCTTTGAGAATTTGAAGGCTCTTCACCACCTCCAGGTCTAGTTTTCAACACATCGGGATGATCAATCACACTGAGTAAAGCCTCATGCTGATCAAGTTGACCAGAGCGTCCTTCAGAAGCTAATAGAGTTGCCTCGTTTAAGCTATAGAGAGTATTGATCAGCCTTAGAAGAATGCCATTCTTTGCAGCTATACGGCAGAAGTCATTTCTTGGAGTGGATCTTTTGAGTTTAAAGACCTGCCACATCCCATCAATAGCTAAGTGAACCATCTCCCTggacacacaaaaaaaaaaaaaaactcaaaatcagTAGAAACTAGTAGGCATGATGACAGATGCTGTCTCACATTAACTTCTGCACTAAATATATTGAAAGTAGTCCAGACACTGTAAGAAGACAGTTCACTGAACCGACCTGTATTTGGCATAGTCTGCTTCAAGGAACCCCACCAAAACTGGTATTCCACGGCAAGCTATGAACATTTGCAATGTCAAGGAGCTGTAAAGAAGCTAAGAAATCAACTCTATGACTTgcaagaaataaaaacaaatatagatgcaaaagtaatatatattttgatggaCTTGTAACCTTGACTGACAAAGCTGCTGCAAGAAGTAGGCTGCTTCCTTACGGATTTCTCTAGACCGATCCCTCTCAGGACCAGCAAAACTCATTACCAGAGGTATCTGCCAAAGAAAACAAAGTTAACTATTTAAGATTGTCATGGAAGTTCAAAAGTGATAGTGTTAGCTGTTGATATGTTTGACATTTAAGACACAAGCCTTTATAGGAACAAACTTGTCACATTCACCACAGTATACCAAACTACGGATAATGATTCACCAAGTAAGACTTACGAGACCAACGAGACAAGCATTCTCCTGGAAGTCAATGTTGTCTTTTATAATTTCGTTTATGAGCTGCAGCACGGCACAAGTTACCTGAAAACACcagaaaaatattaacaaagCATAAGCTAGACCGTAGCATTCACATTGAACTAACAACTACTGATGATGAAGGAGACAAACAAACATACACGGGATTTAGGACTATCGAGAAGATCCATTACAGGGAGGAAACCATGCTGTGTCACAAACACTACTTTCTGCTCAGGTCTGTGACGGAACATGGCAACTAGTTTCTGACAGGAAGTTACTATTGCATCTTCTGTTTCACTTGGCCGTAAGGAGCTCACCAATCTGCTGAACTCAACTGCCTACAAGAACTCAAGAAGTTAATACTAAGCTGAGAGTCACTCAAGTAGAATCAGCATAATATCCAAAATTTTGACacaattttaacaaaatctaaCCGAAATAAAAAACTTCTGTAGGATTTTCAAATACCGAACTAACCGAATACTGAACTTTATTTCGGGATAATTCGGTAAGATTTATGCAAACCGAATTAGAACTAGCTGAAAATCGAACTACCCGAACCTGCAGGCCTAAGCATCAGCATGATATAAAGTTGAAGAATACCTGTAGAGGAAGCAGATTATCAGGAGAGGCTTTTTCATCAAATACCTAAAAACAGGATATGAAAACATGTTAAAACAATAAACTACTTGTGATTATCAAAACCTACATACTTGAGAGACAGAGAGCATACCAAGCCATCAATGTCAATAACATCATCTTTCAAAACACCCATCATTAACCGGAAAAGATCACCACCATCATTTGAGTGCCCAGTTTCACCTTCCATTTGCTTCTGAGCAATTCTAGCCCTCAGCTTTGTTGCCAGATCATTCTTTCCACCATCTGCTACAGGAGAATCTCCCTGGTTGGCGTTTGACGCAGGCGTTGATGCTGAGGCCTCATTTAGTTTTCCCTCAGGAACTTTATTCAGTGGATGGAATAAATCATGCAGACAAGCGTCCCCGGGAGGATCACTGAATCTAGTCAGTTCATTCCCACCATAACTAGATGGAGTCTTCACTGCCTTTAAGATAGTTATACCAAACATAACAGATCTAGTCAGTTCAGTATAAAATCTTGTATAGAACAAGACCAAGGcccaacaacaaacaaaaatctatcTCACAATTGAAGCATCTAAGCATGGAAGAGTGGAACATGCCAAGAACAAAATCAAATAACTACAAGTTCAGCAAACTGTTTTGTTTCTACCAGTAGAGAAAAAGGACCTTACCAATTAACTCAACACACAAAATCAAATCATACCCTAGAGTGACCATAGTatccaatgttcaagaaatagCTAGGCGCGCTATAGGGTATCACGCCTAGACTGATCTTTTTTAAACCCCTAAccgattttaaaaaaaaaaactttcaagaAAATTCTATTTGCGTAGGCCTGATTTTCCGCCTTGAccaatttttagaacactgataGTATCTGACAAAGTGCTAAGACAAAAATGATGCAACAACACACCTTTCGAAGCCCACGATCTTCACCTTTTGGGCCAAAACTATGTGATCTCTGCTGCATCTGGATGGAAGATTCTTTTCCAACCTGCTTTGTTGCTGAAGCTTTTCGTCTACCTTCAGAAGCTTCCATTTCAAGATTTCCATCAGGTTCAGATTTTCCATCTTGAGATGTCCCCTTTGCATCAGAAGATATACTACAAGTACTGGATTGAAGAGAAGACTTATTATCATGGATAGACAACGTAGGACCTTGATCTGACATGATATCATCTTCTGAATCTGCTCTTTCTTCACCAATATCACTGGCTGAAGACTGATCTTTCTCAGACCTAAAACTCCCCACACCTAATTTGCTTTTCGAGTTCTGGACAAACAAAAGGTCCTGGATAAGTAACTTTAGCAAAGTTCATCTGTAAAGCTTAGGAATCTTACAGTTTTTGACATCCCCACTTTCTCTGCTGAAACACTCTCAGCTATATCTTGACTACCTTCACCGTCCTTCTCTGAACTTGAATCGGCTCCCTTCATATATCTGCAGAGAATTAAGTACTCAAGGGTGAGATAGATAaagtattttgaaatatttttccaaaatttaaaGTAAAACACACAAGTTTTCGCACCTGATGGTTCCACTATGACGAAGTGATGACTGCAATGCTCGTCTAGAGTTCCGTATCCAAGGATGAGAGAGCAGTGTCTTCGCATCAGGCCTCTGCCTAGAATCCTGTATTATGCAAAATACAAATCAGATATGACACTGAAAGGTGTACAGTGGTAAGTAGAATGATCAAACAATATCGCATCAAATTTTACCTTCTTGAAGCATTGTCGTAAGAAGTCTGTAATATCTGGAGAAAGACTATCAGGAATAGGAGGGCTATCATCCTAAAACCAAAATCAGAAAAGTGTCAATAGTTTGTAATCAAAGGCTCACAGCAATTACCATTTTCTTCACCATTAACGAGATAAAACAAACTTGTAAAGTGTTGGAAAAAACCTGAACAATACGGAAGAGAGCAGGCATGGGTTGCAGATCATAGTAAGGAGGTACACATGTCAAAAGTTCAATAACAGTGCATCCAACACTCCATATGTCTGAAGCAGCACACACCCCTGACATTTCAATAACCTTCAACCAAAATTTGagtctccatcagtacacaaataaccagttacaattatatataactttatGCATTTTTCAAAACAAGATAGATATGTATTGTCAATGGTATACCTCAGGAGCCATCCAGTAAGGAGTTCCAACCACAGAGTGAGTGTTAACATCAGCCTCGTTTAGTTTAGTAGCAACTCCAAAGTCAGCAAGCTTGACAAGGCCCTGAAGCATGAGATTTTTCAAGTGTCAAAGAAAGAACAGCCTAGATGAATCTTGTGCATCGCATAGTACAATCCACAAAGGTAGAGAAAAACACACACCTCTTTTGTTGTCAAAATATTTGCACCCTTGATATCACGATGTATGACACCTTGCTCATGCAGATATACTAAACCTTCCAAGACCTGTAATTCATTAGTTAGTATACAGATATTTTCAGAAACTTaactagaaaaaaaacatagataGGGACGGACCTGAGCAATGTAAACAGTGACCAAAGATTCTGGGAAAGGTCCAAATTTATTTGGTTTGATAATGTTTGCAAGAGAGCCATTCTCCACATACCTGCAAATACATATTTGATTGGACTTGAACTTTGGgtggaaaacaaaaaataaacacaaaactaGTAGTAGTACTTACTCCAGGATAATGTGAAGGTGTGTCTTTGTCTTCAAGGAGCCAAGATACTTGACAATGTTTTTATGGTTTAGGTTCTGCATTAGAAACCTTATGTTAGAAGGACATAGAGAGACACTACAGAGCAGTAACCATTAATGAGAAGATACCAAAGCTGAGAAGGTGATTAATTATCTCAAATTTGTATAACAGTTATGTCTAAATAATGGGTCAAGCTCTGCATGCATTGCAGTTCCAGAGGATAAAGAGTATGTAATGGAAACTACCTTTAACAAATCGATTTCTTGCTGGAGAACACAATCATCCCCAACAGCCAAGAACCATCAAAAAGTAaaaaggaaaggagatgagagaCAGAACACATTAGTCCATAAAGGACAGAACCAAATAAAGAAACCAAACCATGATGGTGTTGAGATCCTCTTGAACAATATTCTCCAAGGAGACTTGTTTAATAGCCACAAAATCTCCATTCTCCAGGTCTAATCCTATGTATACTCGACCATATGCTCCTTTGCCAATCTCATCCCCAAGCATCTGCCATCAAAAAtagtcaaaacaaaaaaaaaaacaaaagtttccTCCTTTGCCtcagaatcagaagaagaaggctTTACATATTTGTTGTCGAGGGTCTTCGATTTGTGGAACTGAGATGACGTCATTTGTCTCGccatctcttctccttcctTCCTCCGTCGTCAAAACGAACAATTGCTAACGAATCCGATCCATTTTACAAGGGAAACAAAtcacaacaacaagaacaatTACAATTAGGGTTTTAATTACACAAATTCGAGAGATTGATTATAGCTTCttgttgtttaattatttaaaaaaaaaattcaaattaaaaattaaagaaaagacAA of the Brassica rapa cultivar Chiifu-401-42 chromosome A03, CAAS_Brap_v3.01, whole genome shotgun sequence genome contains:
- the LOC103859254 gene encoding MAP3K epsilon protein kinase 1; the encoded protein is MARQMTSSQFHKSKTLDNKYMLGDEIGKGAYGRVYIGLDLENGDFVAIKQVSLENIVQEDLNTIMQEIDLLKNLNHKNIVKYLGSLKTKTHLHIILEYVENGSLANIIKPNKFGPFPESLVTVYIAQVLEGLVYLHEQGVIHRDIKGANILTTKEGLVKLADFGVATKLNEADVNTHSVVGTPYWMAPEVIEMSGVCAASDIWSVGCTVIELLTCVPPYYDLQPMPALFRIVQDDSPPIPDSLSPDITDFLRQCFKKDSRQRPDAKTLLSHPWIRNSRRALQSSLRHSGTIRYMKGADSSSEKDGEGSQDIAESVSAEKVGMSKTNSKSKLGVGSFRSEKDQSSASDIGEERADSEDDIMSDQGPTLSIHDNKSSLQSSTCSISSDAKGTSQDGKSEPDGNLEMEASEGRRKASATKQVGKESSIQMQQRSHSFGPKGEDRGLRKAVKTPSSYGGNELTRFSDPPGDACLHDLFHPLNKVPEGKLNEASASTPASNANQGDSPVADGGKNDLATKLRARIAQKQMEGETGHSNDGGDLFRLMMGVLKDDVIDIDGLVFDEKASPDNLLPLQAVEFSRLVSSLRPSETEDAIVTSCQKLVAMFRHRPEQKVVFVTQHGFLPVMDLLDSPKSRVTCAVLQLINEIIKDNIDFQENACLVGLIPLVMSFAGPERDRSREIRKEAAYFLQQLCQSSSLTLQMFIACRGIPVLVGFLEADYAKYREMVHLAIDGMWQVFKLKRSTPRNDFCRIAAKNGILLRLINTLYSLNEATLLASEGRSGQLDQHEALLSVIDHPDVLKTRPGGGEEPSNSQRSDLYQPDGDRPRSSSAALDATEDVKQHHRISISSNRTSTDKIQKLAESASNGYAVTQPEQVRPLLSLLEKETPSRHVSGQLDYVKHIAGLEKHESILPLLRASIDTMPRYFSKTMSKKVMAIEGAASASGVLSGSGVLNARLGSDTSSGLLSHMVTTLSAEVASQYLEKVADLLLEFARADTTVKSYMCSQSLLSRLFHMFNRVEPPILLKILKCTNHLSTDPNCLESLQRADAIKHLIPNLEVKEGNLVDQIHHEVLSALFNLCKINKRRQEQAAENGIIPHLMLFVMSDSPLKQYALPLLCDMAHASRNSREQLRSHGGLDVYLSLLDDEYWSVIALDSIAVCLAQDNDNRKVEQALLKDDAIYTLVNFFQSCPERHFVHILEPFLKIITKSSRINTTLAVNGLTPLLIARLDHQDAIARLNLLKLIKAVYEHHPRPKQLIVENDLPQRLQNLIEERREGQHLGGQVLVKQMATSLLKALHINTVL